In a genomic window of Zingiber officinale cultivar Zhangliang chromosome 9B, Zo_v1.1, whole genome shotgun sequence:
- the LOC122025528 gene encoding glyceraldehyde-3-phosphate dehydrogenase 2, cytosolic: protein MAKIKIGINGFGRIGRLVARVALQSEDVELVAVNDPFITTDYMTYMFKYDTVHGQWKHHEIKVKDSKTLLFGEKEVTVFGIRNPEEIPWGETGADFVVESTGVFTDKDKAAAHLKGGAKKVIISAPSKDAPMFVVGVNEHTYTSDIDIVSNASCTTNCLAPLAKVIHDKFGIVEGLMTTVHSITATQKTVDGPSSKDWRGGRAASFNIIPSSTGAAKAVGKVLPALNGKLTGMAFRVPTVDVSVVDLTVRLEKAASYEQIKAAIKEESEGKLKGILGYVEEDLVSTDFLGDSRSSIFDAKAGIALNDNFVKVVSWYDNEWGYSTRVIDLIRHIAKTK, encoded by the exons ATGG CCAAGATCAAGATCGGCATCAATG GTTTTGGTAGGATTGGGCGATTGGTCGCCAGAGTCGCGCTCCAGAGTGAGGATGTGGAACTCGTTGCCGTCAATGATCCATTCATTACCACCGATTACATG ACATACATGTTTAAATATGATACTGTGCATGGGCAATGGAAGCATCACGAGATAAAAGTGAAGGATTCCAAGACCCTTCTCTTTGGAGAGAAAGAGGTTACTGTCTTTGGCATCAG GAATCCTGAGGAGATTCCTTGGGGTGAGACTGGAGCTGACTTCGTTGTGGAGTCTACTGGTGTCTTTACAGACAAGGACAAAGCTGCTGCTCACTTGAAG GGTGGTGCCAAGAAAGTCATCATTtctgctccaagcaaggatgcacCCATGTTTGTGGTGGGAGTGAATGAACATACATACACATCTGACATTGACATCGTCTCCAATGCTAGTTGCACCACCAATTGCCTTGCTCCTCTTGCCAAG GTTATCCATGACAAATTTGGAATTGTTGAAGGTTTGATGACGACTGTGCATTCCATCACTG CCACTCAAAAAACTGTTGATGGACCGTCTAGCAAGGATTGGAGGGGAGGACGAGCTGCAAGTTTTAACATCATTCCCAGCAGCACAGGTGCAGCTAAG GCTGTAGGAAAAGTGCTACCTGCTTTGAATGGAAAGTTGACTGGTATGGCTTTCCGCGTTCCAACTGTAGATGTGTCTGTTGTGGATCTCACTGTCAGGCTCGAGAAAGCTGCTTCTTATGAGCAGATAAAGGCTGCCATCAA GGAAGAATCAGAGGGAAAGCTGAAGGGCATCTTGGGTTACGTGGAAGAGGATTTGGTCTCCACTGACTTTTTGGGCGATAGCAG GTCAAGCATTTTTGATGCAAAGGCAGGTATTGCTCTGAACGACAACTTTGTCAAAGTTGTATCTTGGTATGACAATGAGTGGGGCTACAG CACACGCGTCATTGACCTTATCCGTCATATTGCCAAAACTAAGTGA